The genome window GATGGAGTGCACGGGCGTGTTCTCCGATCGCGACAAGGCGGCAATCCACCTGCGTTCGGGCGCGAAGAAGGTGCTCGTCTCGGCGCCGTCGAAGGGCGCAGACCTCACCGTTGTCTTCGGCGTCAACCACAAGCAGCTTGAGCCCTCGCACGAGATCATCTCGAACGCGTCGTGCACCACCAACTGTCTTGCGCCGGTCGCGAAGGTCATCAACGACCTGTGCGGCCTCAACCAGGGCTACATGACGACGATCCACTCCTACACGAACGACCAGCGCATCCTCGACCTGCCTCACAAGGATCTGCGCCGCGCCCGCGCCGCTGCTCTCTCCATGATCCCGACCACGACCGGCGCCGCGAAGGCGATCGGCCTCGTGCTGCCGGAACTTGCGGGCAAGCTCGACGGCACCTCGATGCGCGTACCGACGCCGAACGTGTCCTGCGTCGATCTCGTGTTCATCCCCGGCCGCGAAACGAGCGTGGAAGAGATCAACCACGCGATGGAACGCGCCGCGCAGGAAGAGCTGAAGGGCGTGCTCGGCGTGACGAACGAGGAACTCGTTTCCACCGACTTCAACCACAACCCGAACTCGTCGACCTTCGATCTCACACAGACGCAGGTCGTCAACAACAAGCTCGTGCGCGTGCTGTCCTGGTACGATAACGAGTGGGGCTTCTCGAACCGCATGGTCGATACGGCTGTCGCCATCGGCAAGCTCATCTAGAGTATGATCCGCAAAAGTGGGCACCTTCGCGAGAAGATCATGCCCACGAAAGAACTTTGAGCGAGATTGCGACCCGTAAAGGCGATCTCGCTCTGGAGAAAGCGATCACATCATGAACGAAAAGCCCTGCGGGCTGATCGTTGCCATTCCGCCCGCTTTGGAAACAGAGTGGGCGGCGCGTCTTTCGGAGCTCGTGGCAAGCTTCCGCCCCGCCGGGCTGATCGTTCGTCCGTCGCGCGAAAACGCGGCGCTCGTGAAGGCGGCCGCACCGCTCGAACTCGCCGTGCTCGTCGCTGGCGAGATCCGTGAAGCCGCGCGCGCCGGGGCGACCGGCGTCTGGTTCCCGTCGTCGGAAGATGCGGATTTTGCCGGTGCGCGGAAAGCGCT of Rhodomicrobium vannielii ATCC 17100 contains these proteins:
- the gap gene encoding type I glyceraldehyde-3-phosphate dehydrogenase gives rise to the protein MTVRVAINGFGRIGRNVLRAISEYKRHDIQIVAINDLTDVKTNAHLLKYDSVHGKFPGEVNVTGDGIDVGYGPIKVLAERDPSKLAWGDLGVDLVMECTGVFSDRDKAAIHLRSGAKKVLVSAPSKGADLTVVFGVNHKQLEPSHEIISNASCTTNCLAPVAKVINDLCGLNQGYMTTIHSYTNDQRILDLPHKDLRRARAAALSMIPTTTGAAKAIGLVLPELAGKLDGTSMRVPTPNVSCVDLVFIPGRETSVEEINHAMERAAQEELKGVLGVTNEELVSTDFNHNPNSSTFDLTQTQVVNNKLVRVLSWYDNEWGFSNRMVDTAVAIGKLI